In a genomic window of Amyelois transitella isolate CPQ chromosome 29, ilAmyTran1.1, whole genome shotgun sequence:
- the LOC106129484 gene encoding isochorismatase domain-containing protein 1 isoform X2, whose amino-acid sequence MAARNILKLGALEAPRTAFFLCDIQETFRPHVKHFGEVVKVANKMLEASKHFKIPVYISEQYPKGLGHTTKDIKVEDAALVYEKTQFSMFTPELQERLKKDIPDLKSVVLFGIEAHVCIEQTVIDLLNEDFVVHVLADGVSSRSTMDRGLALQRLQSIGCFVTTSENVLFKLLRDKTHPAFKLVSKLSREPTVDTLGYDVKSKL is encoded by the exons ATGGCAGCcagaaatattttgaaattgggAGCTCTAGAGGCTCCTAGGACGGCGTTTTTCCTATGTGATATTCAAGAAACATTTAGACCGCACGTAAAACACTTCGGCGAAGTCGTGAAAGTTGCAAATAAAATG CTAGAAGCATCAAAACACTTCAAAATACCAGTGTACATATCTGAACAGTACCCCAAAGGGCTCGGGCACACCACCAAAGACATTAAAGTTGAAGACGCGGCCTTGGTGTACGAGAAGACTCAGTTTTCTATGTTCACTCCGGAGTTGCAGGAACGATTGAAAAAGGATATTCCGGATTTGAAATCTGTTGTACTTTTTGGAATAGAG gcaCATGTGTGTATAGAGCAGACAGTGATAGACTTGTTGAACGAAGACTTTGTTGTGCACGTATTAGCTGATGGTGTCTCGTCCAGATCCACCATGGATAGAGGACTGGCATTGCAg CGCTTACAATCCATAGGTTGCTTCGTCACGACTTCAGAAAATGTGCTGTTCAAACTATTGAGAGATAAGACCCACCCGGCGTTCAAACTTGTGTCCAAACTTAGCAGAGAACCTACTGTTGATACACTAGGCTATGATGTTAAATCGAAACTTTaa
- the LOC106129484 gene encoding isochorismatase domain-containing protein 1 isoform X1 has translation MAARNILKLGALEAPRTAFFLCDIQETFRPHVKHFGEVVKVANKMLEASKHFKIPVYISEQYPKGLGHTTKDIKVEDAALVYEKTQFSMFTPELQERLKKDIPDLKSVVLFGIEAHVCIEQTVIDLLNEDFVVHVLADGVSSRSTMDRGLALQRLQKIGCFVSTAENVLFKLLKDKNHPAFKAISKLNMTPTPEEFGAGVVRKEP, from the exons ATGGCAGCcagaaatattttgaaattgggAGCTCTAGAGGCTCCTAGGACGGCGTTTTTCCTATGTGATATTCAAGAAACATTTAGACCGCACGTAAAACACTTCGGCGAAGTCGTGAAAGTTGCAAATAAAATG CTAGAAGCATCAAAACACTTCAAAATACCAGTGTACATATCTGAACAGTACCCCAAAGGGCTCGGGCACACCACCAAAGACATTAAAGTTGAAGACGCGGCCTTGGTGTACGAGAAGACTCAGTTTTCTATGTTCACTCCGGAGTTGCAGGAACGATTGAAAAAGGATATTCCGGATTTGAAATCTGTTGTACTTTTTGGAATAGAG gcaCATGTGTGTATAGAGCAGACAGTGATAGACTTGTTGAACGAAGACTTTGTTGTGCACGTATTAGCTGATGGTGTCTCGTCCAGATCCACCATGGATAGAGGACTGGCATTGCAg cgTCTACAAAAAATAGGTTGCTTCGTGAGCACGGCTGAGAATGTCCTTTTTAAACTGTTGAAGGACAAGAATCATCCTGCGTTCAAAGCGATTTCCAAGTTGAATATGACACCGACTCCTGAAGAATTTGGCGCTGGCGTCGTGAGAAAAGAGCCTTAA